One genomic region from Alteromonas pelagimontana encodes:
- a CDS encoding DUF3718 domain-containing protein, whose translation MKALVKKSLAVAVSVAALSSPAFAATPAKDVRFVGDTQFSGFCKAIVMDDVRVLRSSLARNVGRLAASQREVLRMVTSEEGLTCNGASLIEFSVERDANAVHEFLTARS comes from the coding sequence ATGAAAGCATTAGTAAAGAAATCATTAGCTGTTGCTGTTAGCGTAGCTGCATTGTCATCACCAGCATTTGCTGCCACTCCTGCTAAAGACGTTCGCTTTGTGGGCGATACCCAATTTTCAGGTTTTTGTAAAGCTATCGTGATGGATGACGTAAGAGTACTGCGTTCAAGTTTGGCTCGCAATGTAGGTCGTCTTGCTGCGAGTCAACGTGAAGTGCTGCGTATGGTGACGTCTGAGGAAGGTCTGACGTGTAACGGTGCTAGCCTGATTGAATTTTCAGTTGAGCGCGATGCGAACGCTGTACACGAATTCCTGACCGCACGCAGCTAA